The Bactrocera dorsalis isolate Fly_Bdor chromosome 2, ASM2337382v1, whole genome shotgun sequence region CCTCTTTCTTTCTCTCCTCCTTCTCTTTCCCCCACTCTCACCGGTCATTTTAAACTGTACATTTTGTGCGGTCATGTAACTGTCTTccacagctttttcctttctttttaaTGCGATATAAATTTCTCATCCGTTGTGGTTTTTTAATTGACATGACAACTTTAAGTCCTGACAAGCTTACGCACACACAGGCGTACCTTACATACACGGTCACAAACAGTCGTCACTGCTCACAGAGGCTTGTCAGTCAGCATGACTACCTAAGCTCCGGCCTGCACCGCACAGCCGAACCACAACGTTGTCCCGTGGGTTTGTTTCTACTTCTGCTTATAGCCCCATACTTCCCTCCCTGTCTCTCTCGAGGTCATCACCGAATGGCTTCCGTTAGTCTGCTTCGGCGTTTGTGGGAAAGCGTGTCAGTGCGGCCCTTAAGTATGCCACAGCACTCGTAAAATTAATGATCAACTGCAGACAAATTAAAAGTCGGTGAGACAGACAACACACCGTGCCTCGTACACGAGCATAAAGCGAAGCACATTTATGCGGTTGACTCGCATGTAGTTGTCGGTCTATCGGACAGCTAATCTAAATGGAAATATGCGAAGTGTGTAACATATTTGAGGGCAAAGTAAACTCATTAGAACtgtataaagcaaaaaattaatttacccTCACAGGAAGGTGCTAAGGTTTAAcggttatttcattaaaaaattatttgagtcaCAGCAGTTAAGGGAATGACAACTAAATATCTTTTTACTGATTTAAAAAACAGGGCTTTAATGCAAATTCTCGAGATGTTGTTACGAGATATTTTTGACCTCACTTTGGCCGAAGCAGAGAGAGAATAAAAaccgaaatttcgaaattaatttaaaaatagaaatatctgCTTAAATTCAGAGTTAAGGCCAATTAAGTGTAGTAAAAGAGACTTCTGGTGAAAGTCTATACGGATGACCAAGATAAATTGATTTCTCTAAACCCTTGATAAGCTCACGATAGACCTATTTATAAAATTGAGTTGAGGTCCTCAATTGTGCAttgaaataaggaaattttctatatttatgcTATAGGTTAAGACTTTCAGAAAATGTGAATGTGTGTGATGTTAGCTTTAGTCGAGCCAAAATATTCTTCCTGAAGAGACTCTAGGAAGCGGATTTAGTCTTCTCTTCAATCTAAAGTTAGAGAAGAAAATGATCTGCTTTTGCTAAGTTAGTTACGAGTGGCTGATCTTCTTAGAACGCCGATGCTttataatatcaaaaattcattggtattgctaaaaaaaaaactattgtaTATATTGAGCTTTGAACCTTACCGAAATTTGTTGTGACGGCTGATAGAAAATTCAGCtaattcgacgaaaattttaataatatttgtgttgTGTACCGGAGGATATTCATTgtgtgaaatttaatattaaaacatttttaacatttctcttcaTTGGATAATAGTTGAATCCAGCAGTTGTGGTTGGTCTTGGTACTCGCTGAAATATAGCATTTCTTGTCCGAGAAATATTTAATTCCAACAAAAGTGAGGCTAAGTCTTGCTAACTGAATAAAGATGAAAACGAAACCAAGCTAACTAAAAATTCTACTTTCTCTTTAACCAGCATTACCAACATTTTTCTAAGTTAAGTAGTccgtttttttaataactttggaTTTTCTTGAAAGTTTTGTAATTTCTATTTGACCACGAAGTTTTAtgtcatattttaattattttgccaTGCCGATCATATCACAAAAATCGCATTTCTTACTATTCGCTTAACAGCCGTATGAGTGGCTTATTGGTTTTATAAAGTAATTAGTTGCCAGCGCGTATGAGTAATATCTTGAATAATATGGCTGTGAAATGTGCtgaattacatatattaaaatgtctttcttttttggttaatttagtacactatatatacttgtagtGATTCTTCAATGCAATAAAACAGCAACGCTACTTTTTAGTTTAAGTAAGTTTAGATCACTGATTTTACCAAGAAGTACTGTCACGTTAAGTAGGGATATTTGAATTGTTATCGCTTTTACTTCAAATGTCAATATTAAGGTCCTATATGTTCTAACGGTAAGAACATTAAAAAAGACGTAAACTTCCCAACTATAatgagaaaattattattttcaaacaaattaggCAGTAAGGTGGGCCTTTGTGATTTAGAAGAGAGCACAATATCTAATTTAatcttattattataaaaaaaataaaactctgtAATACTAAAAAAAGTTTGTCACAGCGTATGAGTAACCGAATGTTAGCTATATGACTTCACAAGACTATATTGCATTTTCCcagtttttataaaacaaaatattttgaatatatagaatccaaaatattatttcaaaaaataataatccgGTACGTAGTGAGGCACTTAGCCTATCAGAAATTGGTTTGCATGTCACAAACTTGGGAACATATTGCCACTTAAggttatttgttatttaaaatagaaaatacgGCAAGCAAATGTCAAAAACTGACTCATGACTTATTATAAAAGAAGTGTTATCACTTTCAAATAACTTTTCTTACAATTTCTTCTCGTTACAGCAATAAATGAAGCGTCGCAAACAAAGAAAGTGCACAAAAGCAGGAAAACAAAAGTCCGCAACAACAAACAGAACAATAACCAGTTACGTGTGGAAAAGCgccaaaaaatcataaaattcttCGCCTAAGATAGACAGCAACCTTCGAATTTGTTGGGTAAACTTTGTAGTATTCCGAAAAATATTACTGGCAAAGCGAAAGGACGTGTGAGTAGCACGAAGCAGACGAAGCGAGCGGAGGACGTGCAAGCAACTTTGCATAAATCGCAACTAAATCCTTTCAACAACCGACAAGCACTCACACACAGATAACTCACACGCAAACACATAACTTTAGTTGAGCGAAGAACGTTTTAagggcaataacaacaaacagcaaGCAAATGCAAATTGAAACGCCGTAAACAGCAACAATCAAAACGAAAAGCAATAATAATCttaaacaaacataaatatttgaggtAACTACAAGCAAagagcaacaccaacaataacaacaataataaatagcacgcacctacatacatataaccacaagtgagtacaacaacaaaagtgaagTTTCACAACACCAAGTAATCAAATCAATCAGCAAAGCCAACAAGCATGCCTGAGAGAGCGGCGGAGATATTTTGATTTCGCACACAAATATCACAAATCTCACAAATCAGAAATCAGATTTCATATTTATACTTCAGCTACTGcagaaaacacaaacaaacaaactggTGGAGTCGAAGGCGAACGTTGGGTGCTTGTTTggtttcaattattattaaattatttatttatatgcgtCAAAGCAGCAAAATCAAAAGccaccacaaaaacaaaagcaaaaaacaacaaaaacacagagAACGTACTCAAAGCAGTCAAGGGGTGCTCAGCAATTGGTTACATCGTATTCGCCGCTATAGCCGCCCGGCCAACCATACATATGCCGAGTATAATGTGGAGTACAATATCGCCGACAAATTCTAAGAAATTACTTATTGGCAGCACCCGAAGCGTCGACTATGTCGGAAACAATAacaatcagcagcagcagcaattacAGCAACATCATCACCAATATCATCGGCAGCAACGGCAGCAACCGCAAATACATAACGCAACGaaggcagcagcaacagcaacaacaacaacaacaacaaatcaaactGACATTGCAACGGCCACTGtcagagcagcagcagcagcaacaaaaggaAGAGAAACCACAGCAACGCCCACAATCACAGCCACAGCCACAGCAACAAGCACAGCAGCGAACACACCGAAtcgtgcagcagcagcaacaacaacaccaacaaccgCCAGCAATAAAACGCAATCGACGAAAATCTCAATCGCAATGGAAATTCACATACAAAATAAGTGCATCTCAGCATAGCGCATCACTCTGGAGGGTGGCGCGGAGCCCCCATGGCTGCAGGGCCCCCTTAAAGCGGCATTTTTGGGGGCCTCTGGCGTCGGCAAAACCAGCATATTACAGGTAAGTGCAAAACGCagtaatttgttgtaaataaagcatGTTGTATATTGTACTGtaccaaaagtttttttttgggtgCTCTTAAATACACAGGCATGTCTCTTCTTTTAAGACGTGTTTGATCGAAGGAATgcaccaaagcattagccaaagtgtttgggtgatctcggagtttagatatatatttaattctgctatcttctacttctttttttaccaaaggtataccaaggtctttatggatattttcatttcatggtgaacacgtgattgatctaagcatttttgactggaacctttgtattacatcaatattagttgcacaggtcgtaccccacagttgaatgccacacatccaaatcggttttatgaccgcattctataaaagcactttgttgtctaggctaagttttggtttttatttaatagccaatttaaatttgctgctcttgtcttcatgcaagttattttactagatatatattttctctacgtaagtcttctatctaggtgaataccaggTATGTTACTTCTTTCgtttggggtactaaaatattgttaatttttactgccggacacatttttggtctaagcgaaaatgtaatatacatacacttttgttcatttacatttatacgccagttggttagccattcttcgacagaccTTAAGTggtcggctaatattcttgatgctaaaatgtggcatttgttacggctcactatagctgtatcgtccgcaaaagttgaagttaatacattattaTCAGTTGGAacatctgctgtatatatgatgtatagagttgggcctaaaacGCTGCCCTGTGGTACACCAGGCCTGCCTGTCTTTCATCCGATATAAAATCTTCTACTTTCACCATAAATTGTCTATtgtttaaataagactccaatgttttatacaattctaaaggtaaatattttttaatcttatatcaAAGACCTTCGTGCCGCACCTTAttaaacgcctgagctacatctagaaatattgctgaacagtactccctgtgctcaaatgctttccttatttcgttagtaattttatttacttgcacTATTGGGCCATGTTTCGCCCAAAACCAAATTGATGCATtcgtattgtattattttcgtggaggaaaggagacatctttgatagtagtactttttcaaatactttaaaaagacAGGAAAGAAGACTGATTGGtttgtatgaagacggctgtgttacgTCTTttccaggtttatctatcaagataatctgcgactttttccatgaaattggacagtatccgaaactaagaattgcattgaagagcaaagagagcacctctacagcaataattggtaactcaattatcatttttggggaaatattatcatgtcccggcgacttttttggataagttctttgatgattccAATAATTTCAGGTGAAGTCTTAAAAGACTCGGGCGACTCTTTAGCtatgttgggtaagattgacagcttaaagttgttctttggcaaattgggttgatataccttttctaggtgatttgcaaaacaatttgccttttcctcgtcacttcgagcccaatttccacccaagtttcgtataggcatgttggagtcagttggtggctttatggacttttgggctttacAAAGGGAGTTTTGCTTGTTggaatttggacacagcttctttatatacattttggtGTTGAAATGTAAGTGGAAGGAGagccattcacgtcttgcacgcctttttcatttacaagctttTCTATTTCACTATTTGTGTATTTTCTGGGAC contains the following coding sequences:
- the LOC105226602 gene encoding LOW QUALITY PROTEIN: ras-like protein family member 10B (The sequence of the model RefSeq protein was modified relative to this genomic sequence to represent the inferred CDS: substituted 1 base at 1 genomic stop codon) → MPSIMWSTISPTNSKKLLIGSTRSVDYVGNNNNQQQQQLQQHHHQYHRQQRQQPQIHNATKAAATATTTTTTNQTDIATATVRAAAAATKGRETTATPTITATATATSTAANTPNRAAAATTTPTTASNKTQSTKISIAMEIHIQNKCISAXRITLEGGAEPPWLQGPLKAAFLGASGVGKTSILQQFFYHDFPKTHQTTTRRKIYKSCLVCDTCIRELMVLDVPPQKRFPADNFAEWNNGHPLGLRTVHAYVLVFDMGNLETFQYCRAMREQILDSFSHRDFSIIVIGNKYDTVTELQATSQELKDISTLVRKHWRCGYVECSAKYNYKIGDVFRELMGCTSSGAIVSEFTQSTRNKGRCTIL